Part of the Acidobacteriota bacterium genome, CCGGGAACCTGCGCATGGAGCTGGCGCGCAAATACACCGCGAAGCACGGGGCTTTCTCCGGCGACCTGAAAGACGCCGGCAGTTATCGCTTCCTCTGGGTCACCGATTTCCCGATGTTCGAATGGGACGAAGAAGCCAAGCGCTGGAACGCGACGCATCATCCCTTCACCTCGCCGCACGAGCAGGACATGCAGAAAGTGCTGGAGGATCGCGACCTCGACGCCGTCCGCGCGCAGGCCTACGACATCGTGCTCAACGGCATGGAACTGGGTTCGGGCTCGGTGCGTATCCACCGGCCGGACGTCCAGCGGCAGATCTTCCGGTCGTTAGGCATGTCCGAGGAGGAAGCCAAGCAGCGCTTCGGGTTCTTCCTCGAAGCGCTCGAGTACGGCACGCCACCGCACGGCGGGATCGCGCTCGGTCTCGATCGCATCGTCATGCTGCTCGCCGGCGGCGAGAGTCTGCGCGAGGTCATCCCGTTTCCGAAGACGGCCAAGGCGGTCGACATGATGGTGGACGCGCCCACGCCGGTGCACGAGCAGCAGTTGAAAGAGTTGGGGATCGCGGTGAAAAAGCCTACCGCGGACTAGCGCGGGTAGAAACCTCTGTTCCAGAATCCGAACAAAATGTGAACACGCGCGCCTAGCGCCGCTTCGCCTTCTTTTTTGGCGCCACTTTCTTCGCCGCCTTCTTCGCCTTTTTCGCTACCTTCGGCTTCGCTGCCGCCGCCAGGCCGATCGCGGTCGGGTGTCGCGCTTCGTAGAGCCCCATCTCCAAACCGCCGGGCAGCTCGATGGCGGTCACTTTTCCCCAGCCCGCGGTGGTGATGCCGCGCGGGAAGCGCGCGCCGTGTTTCGCCAGCTCCATCACCGTCTTCTCGATGTTGTCGCACATCAGGTAGAGGTCATAGGAGCCGTCTTTGTCGGTGGGATGGATGCCCATCTCGGCGGGCGGCAGCGCGAACAGGAGCCATCCGTGGCCGGCGTCGACGGTGGGAAACTTCAGCGTCTTCTTGAAGAACTCGCGGACCTGCTCGGCCTGCTTGGTGTAGATGAGGGCGTGGATGCCGGTGATCATCGCCTTGTCCTCCTAGCCGACCTAAATCCTAACGTGCGCCAGCGGACAAACAAAATCCTGTGGAGCTTCGCCGCGCAACGGTGATATCTTGCGCGGCATCCTCCTGCATCGAGCGTCCTGCTTTTGGTCTGGCCTACTTTGGGCGTCCTACTTTGATCTGACCCGCTTTGGGCCATCCTACTTTGGTGCGTCCTACTATGGGACCCAGCTCGATTGTGGAAATTAATCCGCGTCCCTCCGCGTTCATCTCCGGCTAGACTCTAGCCACTAGACACTCGTGATCATCGACTGATCCCCATGGGCCGCATCCACGTACTGCCGGAGCACGTAGCCAACA contains:
- a CDS encoding extradiol dioxygenase encodes the protein MITGIHALIYTKQAEQVREFFKKTLKFPTVDAGHGWLLFALPPAEMGIHPTDKDGSYDLYLMCDNIEKTVMELAKHGARFPRGITTAGWGKVTAIELPGGLEMGLYEARHPTAIGLAAAAKPKVAKKAKKAAKKVAPKKKAKRR